The sequence below is a genomic window from Uranotaenia lowii strain MFRU-FL chromosome 2, ASM2978415v1, whole genome shotgun sequence.
TTGAATCCCCAGTAATTCCAATATCAAGAAATGAGTTGCGATACGCCTAAGCTTACAAACTTTCAATATTACTAGCTTTTGACAAAAAGACTTAATTAAATTCTcctaaattgattgaaaacaaaGGTGCTCCTATCTCTTCCGTACTGGACCTTTCAATGTCCAAAGTATCAACCTTCCTTTGAATCCTATCCTACATGATGAACATTTATTAAGTAGGGCTAACATGGCCAGTCatcaaatcaaaaagaaaaacgtgGAAAACATTCAAATCAATTCTAACCCAACCAGCTGGATTGCTCGCGAGGAACTTATTCAATATTgtatttgttttagttttttttacattacctATCATATTCACCACACCACCGTTTTACAAACTTGTCTCGTGAACATTTTTGGAACTCTTACGCTTTCGTATTTTGCTGGCTTTTTTCATCGCTGAAGAATCTGTTTCTGGCTGTGACAGATCTTATTAGATTGCaatccttttttgtttttgggaaTAATTTTGACGATGAGGTCGTCGACTGGTACTGACACGGGCTTTAATGCTTTTGATCGATTGAAGAACAAGGGGACTCTTCTAAGTTTGGCTATCCTATAGCTATACTGAAACGTCACGCTACCCTTTGATTTTGGTTTGTATGTTTGATTTTGAGTATCCATAGACATAGAATAATATTTATGGTTGAAGTAAAATTAAAAGGTTATCCTACAGTCAAGCGAAATAAAGGTTGCCAATTGAAGGTGTATGGTTTTCGTGAGAAATGAACCTTACTTTGAATATTATGACATAAAACGATAACATGGAGAAAAATGTGCAACGGAAAATATGATGATTCCGCTTGGGTAAAAACAGTAAAACAATCTAAACGAATGAGCTTATTTCACAAAGTCTGGGTTTGTTTCGATCTTATCGGTGAACTGCAAGTGACTGTCGATGATTTGAAACAGTTCTTGCGGTGCCGGAATGCGACCCGTTTCCAGCTTGGACCACACCGGAACGTCGTTCAGGGCTATTTCGAATGCACCCGATGATATGAGCTGGAAAAAAGATGGACAACATTGTACAAGTGTACAAATGGTGAAACTTCGCTCGAATTACCTGTGCTTCCAGCATGTTGCCCAAGAAGAATACCATCATGCAGGCGTAGAGTTTGTTCTCGGTACACCAGCGCCACCAGGATGGCATCGGTTGCCTCAGATAGCCGAACAGATCGAAGTTGGACATAAGGGCGATGATCATCAACAGCTTTGTCACTAGCAGGATCTTCGAGAAGTACATGTTGAAGCCTGGGGGGTCATAATTGCCACCCCGGATGGTGATTTCCGGATACTTCTCGTGAATGATGTtgtagtattcgtcgaaggctTTGCGATAGCCGCAGGAGTAACTGTTGAGAAAGttaaagtttgataattttttagagAACGATAATGAGATGGGGGATATAATTGATGATAATGAATTCCTGTCTTCTTAGACAACATAAGGATATCACAATTTTGGATAAAGCCCGGTGCCCAAGAAGCATTAAAGGCTTTGGAGAAataatgaatatgaatatgtaTCGGATGGTCGAATCAGATTACAAGGAATCTATTGAAGGGACCAAAAACGAAAACTGCGAAACATCAAGTGGCTCTCAGGCAGGAATAAATCAGCACGAACTACTAGCGCGCTATTTCAAACTAGCATGTCGAATCAGCATGAAGTgatatgcagattttttgagtATATCTTTAAAGTCTTGGAAGTTTCTTCTAAAGATTGACGTAATTACAAACCGAATATGGATTTGTTACGATTTGGTTAAAATCGTTCTAATTCGAGGCTTTAAACCTGTTCTGTTTTATCTATTAAGAACAGAAATCGACAGTTCCATTTCCGAAATCGAAAATATATTCTCAACAAACAgattattaatttttgcttGAGAGAAGAAGACGTTGATCCAGGGTTCggaaacaaattttataatacATGCCAGAACTGGAACGCttcattgaaatattataagttatgaatttttttatattgagaaaaTATGGGAtaaaaccaaaatatttttgttatttctttcaaaatgttattttaaggAAGAGCTGTTAACTTTGTCCATAAATTCTTATAAATTAAATGTGAAGCTCTTGGATAAAGAAGTAGCTGATACGCATCTATTATAAACCGGCGTATCACCTATCCCGACATTTCAACATTCCCCGAAAATTACCTATATGTGATTTATCTACTCCATTTCCCGAGTATTTGCTTACCAATAGAGGAACGTCATCGTCGCCCCGTAGCCGCCGACATTTTGGCTGAATTTGGTAATCGGGATCTCCTTTTCGGCACTGCCACTAGCGGGAACTAGACTGACGAGGACCAATGCCACGCAAACAACGGTCAGCAGCGAAAAATATCTCCGGGTCCGGCTAAAACTTGGCCACTCCATTTTTTCCAGGCTCTACTGGTGTTGTTCGATTCGCTTATGATTTTGAACGAGACAATCTTTCGGGAGTCTTTCACTTACTTAACACACCACTTCACAATGGTCTGACCCTGTTACCAATAAATTATAAAACTAATTAGATTACGAATTACTTAGCGCTGTGCTATGGAAAAAcgaatcaaagaaaatttcCAATCGTACGTTCCCGTTTTTTCATTGATAAGGCGATTTTTAATGGATTTTCCaccaagaaaaagaagaaaatgtcatCTGATTACCAcagttgatttttgttttttcaggaGATAGATTTCGGTAGTGAGTGTTATCGACATGAAAATTTACGCTCTGTTCAATCATGTGTTGGATCGAGAAGCGTGGAATAAATTTGCAGAAATTATACAGGTAtgcttttttttgcttaaatgtAGTACAAATAGGCCTTATATTGCTGCTCATTTAATTTCTGCTGAACTTAACTTTTTCAACTAACATTTATAAATGAAGTAAAGAACATCGCAGCTTTTAATGCAccgaaatttattgattttaagtAAGAATTCATAAGGCTTTAAATCCGTACGTATTTCACGTGAAATAAATGTGTTGTAATGTTGCAGATTATTGATATGCTTCGTTTGTGCGAATCGGAAACACAAAACCTCATTTCTGGCAAGTAGACTAAACAGGTTGACAAGCGGGGTTTGATTTCGTGTAGGGCATTTGGCGGTTAATATTATTGGCGGAAGCAAAGCGAGGCGTGCGTGATACttgatgatttaaaataaaaataaggtgAAATCAAATCAGTAATAAGCATGGAGGAAAAGCGAATGTAGTGACGATTATGTCGTTCATGAAGAAAACAGTCGTGACCCAAGTAAATGGCAATCCGTTAACAAGAGTATTGAAATAAATGCATCCGAAGTGTTCGTCCCTCGTGAGTGTTCGCGCGTGCTGTTGTCcgttggaaaaaatattccatatAAAAGGCCGTTTGTAATAATCACTATAATCATCACATCCAGTAATCATCACTAGACAATTACATACAATTAGGGGAGATAAAGGCATAATGACCACCCTAAgaaggacgcttatttaaccataaaaaaacagggttgatatgtgagttacatcaatgtttcgtgttcagacactaaaaaagtatattttctaACGGGCTGTgtataaaaacgttaaaaatgcattttaattttttttgttgaaaatcgaaaatcagtCATTGTAAGGACATTATTTACTATTGatagatcctaggcttcagcctttTATCTTTAATGGTGTTTACAATACATATATGAAAAACTAACTCAagtctatttttgatttgttctctggacatatTCAGTTTTAAAACGTTAGCATTGGTTCATTGCAAGGGCATAATGAGAGGGtataaactagtcaagctgtagctctatataATTCAATTGTCTTCATCGAGTTGAGTTCgttgctagattctacggcagaaaatgctcatcgtgccccgatcaatggtgctctttTCACCTCGAGTCTACGAGTTGAagtaaaaacttgttttaaaatttattatagtggaaaattgaaaatttaatgatggtgaaaatttgtgaacgagatttgcagagaggctctTGGATGGAATCCGGagggacatcgaaggagaggcagacTCAGGAATTGGAAGGAACCTTgtctgggaccaagtgaagacgctggctccgaatcgtcaacagtggagtcttcgatacagttaattaatGAGCGACAAAAATTCAGTAAGTggtcaataataataataataatatttattaatgacCCTTTAACTTTATAAGTCATTCAGGTCAGATTCCGAAAAATAgatacatttcattttacaattGGTGcagtaattttgtttgttttaaatattctatCAATTTGGATTCTCTTTGTTCATTGTTAGATAGCACTTCGCTGATGTCTCCTTGGATTCCACATGTTGTTCTTATTGAATTGTATTTGCGACATTCTAGTAGGATGTGTGGAACTGTCAGTAATGTGTTGCAGGTATCACATAGTTCTCGGTTTCTAAGGAATAGTCCCGAGTGCGTCAGTCTTGTGTGACCGATACGCAGTCGACATAGTGCACGTGTTTCCTGGCGTTGTTTGCGGTCGTTCCATGCGTAGGTAGTACATTTGATCTGGCGAAGAAATGGTTGGTGATGGCTTGTCCAAACACTTTCCCAACTTTGTCTGATGATGTGCTTCAGGTTTCTTATGGCATCTTGTGCTGGAACACCTTGTGCAATGCTGGGCATTGCTCTGGCTTCGTTGGCTAGGCGGTCAGCAAGTTCGTTACCCGTTATACCAGTGTGTCCAGGGATCCAGCAAAGAGTTATGTTTTTGAGCTGACCAGCTGTTTCGATGGATTGAATCCACGGATGTTTGGAGGACCCATTTTGAACTGCGGTTATGGCACTCGCCGAATCCGTGAAGATTACAAGAGGTGAATCGATGTCATAAACACTTTTAATCGCATTGAGTATGCTGTAGGTTTCAGCCGAGAATATGGAGCATTCCGGTCGGAGTCGcattagtttttgaatatttgaggACCAGATTCCGCAACCTACCCGGTTGTCAGCTAACGAACCATCAGTATAGATGTGTAGATGATTTGAATATTCTCGGTTGATATGTTCAGTGAAAAGAGGTATTGCCTGCATTGAGTTTGCACCGGATCGaagtttaagttttagtttCCAATCAACTTTTATAGTTTTAGCATTCCATTGACGGGGCCCATGTCGCGTTATTGGTTCGATGTACGGTATCTGTTCATTCGTCAAATTCCGGAGTTGTGAATTAGCTCTCTGAATTATTGTTAGTGTTTTATTCGAATCTTCTGTAGTAACCCTCTGCTGTCTTAGTAGCAGTTAGCGTTCAACTTCCGAGCTAGAcggtcggtttttttttctatcgttgCTATCGGAAGTCGAACACGGACTACTTTTAAAGTACATTTTACTATCCGAAATCCGTCGGGGACCAAGTGCCGCCGCGCATGGTGTTTTTCGCGATGGGGCGCCGCGAGAACACATTTCGTATAGACTTTTCGTTGGCTCCAAAGCCACCTACCCACGAAGAAGTGCATAAATTCATTGCTCATGAGCTTGGATTGAAGCGCGAAAACGTCCTACTAATACAACCAAACCGCCGCCTTGGTTGTTTTTACGTGGAGGTCACTGACCTCGAACTCGCTCAGCGTGTCGTACAAGATCACGATGACAAACACTCCCTTGTTTACAACGGGAAATCGTACAAAGTACGTATCGAAATGGAGGATGGGGCAGTGGAAGTAAGACTGTTAGATCTTACTCGCTCCATCACCAACCAGCAAATTGCTGACTTCTTGCAAGCCTACGGTGAAGTTCTCACAATCCGAGATGTATTGTGGGACGAAAAGCTGTTTTTCGGTGGTACGCCGACAGGAATTCGTTCGGTGCGCATGGTAGTGTTGAGAAACATACCATCACATGTTACAATCGGTGGAGAAACAACTGCTCTGATCTACAAAGGCCAGCGGCAGACCTGCGGTCATTGCGGGGAATTTGTACACACGGGTATCCCGtgtatacaaaacaaaaaactgctTGTCCAGAAACTGGCTGCAGACCAAACGTATGCAAACGTTACCAAAATGAACACACATCCAAACCCACCCCACGCTGCTAACCCACGTCCCGTACAGGCTCCGAGCGCCAAAACAAGCGTTCAAGAGCGACAACAACACACACAACCAACTACGGCTCCGACCGTTTTCGTGGATAAGCCAGTGCAGCTCGATATCACGAAGAAATCGCAGCAACCACTCATGCCACCACCCGCCAAACCGACCAcctccaccaccaccaccacctcTACGATCCAGCTTAGAAGCCACGACATCACACGCACCAAAACTGATGGAAACGAATCCGATATTTCGATTTCCTCAGACTCTTCTAACAGCAGCAGGAAGAAAGTGAAACAAAGTCAACCgagtaaaaagttgaaaacagcTGTCGACGGTAACGTATCCACCCAGGAGGAGGATCTTTGCATGTGATGGCTATGATCAGCTGCAACCTCGGAACTATAAACATCAACACAATCACCAACACTACCAAACTAAACGCGCTTCGAACATTCATCCGAACCATGGCCCTTGACATCGTCTTTTTGCAAGAAGTTTACAGCGAGCAACTTTCCATCCCAGGCTATAATGTAATAGCAAACGTAGACCACAACAGAAGAGGAACGGCAATCGCACTGAAAGAGCACATTCGATATTCGCGCACAGAGAAGAGTTCTGATGGCAGATTGATCGCACTAAGAATACACAACACAACGATTTGCAATGTGTATGCGCCCTCTGGTTCAGCAATGCGAAATGACAGGGAAAGGTTTTTCAACGAGACCATCGCCTACCATCTCCGACATCGAACCCCCAACATAATCCTGGGGGGCGATTTTAACTGTGTCATCAGACAATCTGATGCCACGGGATATAATATGAGCCCTGCATTACAAGCGACAATCCAACAGCTTCAGCTACATGATGTATGGATAGCATTACGACCCGGCATCCCAGGACACACCTATATAGCACACAACTCCACATCCAGGCTCGATCGTTTTTACGTCAGCAATGGTCTCCTCAACCAGCTGAGAACAGCTGATGTGCACGTCTGCTGTTTTTCAGACCACATGGCAGTCACAGCTCGAATTTGCATTCCGCTTCCTCACTCATCCCCCGGCAGAGGATTTTGGTCCCTACGTCCTCACCTTTTAACCGACGAATGTGTCGAAGATTTCCGGAATAGGTGGCAATTCTGGACTCGACAACGGCAAAACTACCGATCTTGGATGGACTGGTGGCTCCTGTGTGCCAAACggaaaataaaatcgtttttcaaatGGAAATCTAGAGAAGCCTTCGATAGTTTCCATTGCGAACAGCAGCGGTTGTACATGTACCTGAAAGAAGCATATGAACGCTACTATCAACATCCCAACGAGATCCAAAATATAAACCGAATCAAGGCAGAGATGCTGGCACACCAGCGTCGTTTTACTGCACTATTCGTGCGGGCAAACGAAACCTACGTTTCCGGAGAGCCCCTCTCAACGTTCCAGCTTGGAGAAAGAATAAGGAAGAAAACGACgattgaaaaagtggaaaacgAAGAAAGTGAAGTGTTAGAAGATCCAATGGCAATACAAGAGTACATggttgagtattttaaaaacttatatgCACATGTTCCAATGGAAGATCAACATAGTGAACAAACATTCCCGTGTGTTCAATTAGTGCCAGACGAGAATGAACGAAACGATGCCTGCATGAACAGTATAAGTACCACTGAAATTCTGAACTCTATTAAATTCAGTTCACCGAAAAAATCTCCGGGACCAGACGGTATTCCCAGGGAATTTTATCTGAAAACGTTCGACGTGATTCATCGTGAATTAAACTTGGTTATGAATGAAGCAATAAGTGGAAATTTTCCGGCTCAATTCGTTGATGGAGTTATCGTGTTAGTGAAAAAACGAGGGTCTGGGAACAATGCAGGCTCGTTCCGTCCAATCTCACTGCTCAACAGTGACTATAAAATACTCTCGAGAATACTCAAAGAGAGACTAAACCATGTGCTCGAAGAAAACCATGTGCTCAGTGATATCCAAAAGTGCTCCAACAATCGTCGAAACATCTTCCAAGCCACGTTGGCTCTGAAGGATCGGATAGCTCAACTAACCGCCAGAAAAGAACGGGGAAAGTTGATATCATTCGACCTAGACCATGCGTTCGACAGAGTAGACCACAGTTATCTCTTCAACACGATGATACGCTTGGGAATAAATTCGCGCCTAGTAGAATTGCTGACGCGTATTTATGCGCAATCCAGTTCGAGACTGTTGATAAATGGGCATCTCTCCGCTCCTTTCCCAATTGGCCGATCGGTGCGACAGGGAGATCCTCTCTCCATGCATCTGTTCGTTCTCTATATCCATCCACTATTGCGACAGCTACAGGTGGTCTGTGGCTCTGATCTCTTGGTTGCTTATGCAGACGATATCAGTGGGATAATAACAAGCGCCGAAAAAATCGATCAAATGCGAGAGCTGTTTTTACGATTCCAGAGAGTAGCGGGAGCAGTTTTGAACTTGTCGAAAACAACAGCAATAGATGTTGGATCTGTAAATGGGAATCCCATCAGCATCGCATGGCTTGAAACGATGAACACAACCAAGGTGTTGGGTGTTATTTTTTGCAATTCGATACGCAACATGATAAGGCTCAATTGGGATGCCCTCGTCACTAGCTTCTCTCGACTAATGTGGCTCCACTCGCTTCGTTCCCTCAACGTGTACCAGAAAGTAATACTTCTGAACACATTTGTCTTGTCCAGAGTATGGTACATATCATCAATTCTTCCCCCGTACTGCGTACACACAAGCAGGATAACAGCAACCATGGGTAGCTTCATCTGGCGAGGCGCCGTGGCACGCGTACCCATGCAACAATTAGcgcgaacgaaaaaaaacggcGGACTTGGTCTACATTTGCCAGCATTGAAAACTAAAGCACTTCTAATCAACAGACACATGCGTGAAGCTGATTCCATGCCGTTCTATCGTAGCTTTATCCAACAAGCAAACCTCGGAAATCAAACTCGTCCCACGGACCTACCCTGCTTGAAGATGATTCTCAGCACGTATCCCCAATTACCAAGCCAAATAATTGAAAACCCGACAGCAGCAAGTTTGAACAGTTTTTTCATCGACCAAACAGATCAGCCTCGCGTAGAGAGGATCTTCCCAGCCGTCAACTGGAATCGAGTGTGGAGCAATATTTCATCGTCTCGCCTATCGACGGGCGTGAGATCACTGCTCTACATATGGACTAACCAAAAAATAGCCCATCGTCAGCTATTGTACACACAACGGCGTGTGCCCGACGAAAACTGCGAATACTGTGGCCAGGTAGAGACAGtggaacacaaatttttttcatgccagCGAGTGAGAGCCGGCGTGCGCTTACTCCAACAGAAGATCAACTTGCTGTTCAACGATCATCAAATAGTTCTTGTGAATGATCTTATCGTACCGCTACTTGATAGAGTAGGGCTTGCAAAACGCAttgcaatatttaaaattttagccaaatttattgattttatgaaTGAATGCAATAATGTAGTAGATGTAGATGCATTAGAATTTCACTTGACAGTAGAATAATCACAACATGTATGTACATAAACCTAAACTGAACAATaaattgattataaaaaaaaaaaagtattgcacATTTAGTAAGCTGTTGTACGTAGAGGTATTCAAATGGAAGCATTCCAGATTCGgcataaattgaaataattggGCTTGTTCGGAAAGCTCCAGTTATACTTCTTACTATAGAATTGTATGCCGGGCGTAATTTTCTGATGAATTGTTCACTGCCGATACTGATAAATCCGATGCCATAGAATAGTTTCGGAATGGTAAGGCTTTGATGGATTCTCATAAGCGAACTCCTGTTTCCTCCAGTTAGACGACTTCCCATAATTTGGAACAGCTTTTGGGTTGACTCGAGTGCTTTACGACAGGCCCTAGCATGAGCTGAGAATCGTAGGCGACGGTCAACCGTTACTCCCAGAATTTTAGCGACATTGACTTCTTCAATTAGTGTCCCGTTGATTTGCAGACGGGGAACACTGTAGTGTTTGTATTTTCTACAGACGTGTAAAAGTTGCGATTTAGATGGCGATAAAGAAAATCCCGTGGTAACCGCCCAGCGATGAATTGTGTTCATAGCTTCCTGAAGTCGACTCCTTATTAGTGTATGGTCTTGTCCCCAAGCTATTACAAGTATGTCATCGGCATAGACAAGAAGTTTAATATTTGAGGATAGTTGCTCGAAAATTGATTCCATTGCAATCAAAAAAAGGGTTACGGAAATCACCGATCCTTGTGGGACACCGTTTTCTTCTACTTTCAAGGCAGAGAGTTTCCCACTCACTGAAACAGAAAACGTTCggttcatgaaaaaattgttgatgtATTTACCAAGATTTCCTTTTACACCCCAAGCTGATAGTGTTGTGAGGATTGGGTGTCGCCAAACTTTGTCATAGGCTTTACAGATATCGAGAAGGACCATTTCACAGTGTTGCCTCTCCTGTAAAGGTGTTTCTAGAATCGATTCCAGGTCAGAAAAGTATGATTCGGTGCCTCTACCACTAATGAACGCGTATTGGTTTTTGCTGAGACAGTTGTTTTGATGCAGAAAATGTAATAATCTCCGATTGACCATCCTCTCCATGACTTTGCCAACGCAGTTAAGTAATGTTATAGGACGGTTATTGTCAGGTTCTCTGGCATTTCTACCCGGTTTTGGAATAGCAATGACCAGCCCATTCTTCCATTCTGGTGGTATTAATCCAGTTGCCCACACTTCGTTAAATACATTCAGAAGCGTATATTTAACGGGTAGGGGGAGCCGTTTTAACATAAGGTAATTTATTGTATCGAATCCTGCAGATTTTCCGCTGGCTCTATCGAGTGCCCAAAGTAACTCACTAATGTTAAAAGGAATGTTAAAGTCGAGTTCTTCTCCTCCATCAAAAGTTGGGGGGTTTCTTTCAGCCTCGTGTTTCATGCTTTGAAAATCGGAGGCGTAGCTTTCTGTGGCAGatatgttttcaaagtggtccgcAAGAATATTAGCAATGTCAGAAGGATCGGTATAAATATTATTGCTTGAAACTATGCAAGGTTGCTGTATGCTACGTTTTCCTCTTAGGATGTTGACTTTCCTCCATAGAAGAGAAGAGGAAGTGGTAGGATTGATCTCTTCGATGAAATTTTCCCAGGATTGTTGTTTCGCTTTCCTTACAGTTGTTCTTGCAATGTTCCGAGCTTCTTGGAACTCTTTAAGGGCTTGTGATTTTCTGGGGTCGTCGTCTCTGATTCTTCGTAAGGCTCGTAATTTCTTTCTTCGCGTCTTAATTGTTTTCGCTACTTCCGGGTTCCACCAGGGTACTGATTTTCCACCGAATCTTCCAGTGGTTCGTGGAATGCAGGCTTCTGCAACTTCAACGATTGTGTCGATGAACTGTTGGCTAGTTACTTGTGTTTCGGGGGGTAAGAGTTCAAGAgtcttattttcaaaactttcccaGTCAGCTTGATCGGTAATCCACCTACGTCGTAGGAGCAATGGTTCGTTAGTTGTTGGGATTGAAAGACGGATTGGAAAGTGATCACTATCCCGACAATCCGCATCTACCGACCAGATGAACTTGTTGGCTATATGGCTCGAAACAAGGGTTAAGTCTAGAGCAGATGTACGACCGGAAATGGGATCAAGTCTTGTATGCTCGCCGTCATTTAGCAGCACCAGGTTATGTTGAGTgataaatgtttctatcatgGAGCCCATTCTGTCAGTTCTGAGACTACCCCAGATTTCGTTGTGAGCGTTAAAGTCTCCCATGAGAACATGAGGAGTAGGTAGTTCTTCTAAAagttgatttaatttgatttgatagTTGTGAGGGCTAGCTTGGGGGGGAATATATATGGAAATGAAAGTAACTTTGAAAGGATGTAGGATGGTCACTGCAGTTGCTTGTAGGTCGACTTGGATATTATGGAAACTGTGGGGAATGCTGGAGTTAACTGCCAAACCAACTCCATGTTGGTCATCTCGGTTGTTACCACTTTTTAGTTTCCAGTTGTAATTTCGAGTGAGGCTGAGTGGAAAAGTTAGATTTTCTGGGCATTTTGTTTCCTGCAGTGCTAAAACTAACGGTTTTTCATCGTTTAGGAGTTGTTGAATTTCCGGCAAACTTCCTCTTAGGCCCCGGACATTCCATTGTATCGCCATTGCCTTAAAGTCGCGCGGTGTTCGACTTGAGCAAGGCTGGGAAGAGTCAAATCTTTGGGAGTTTTGTGTGACGTCGCCTACATCTTCTACATTGAGAAGAAGGGGAGTACTTTGACCTTCGCTATATAAAGATCTTGTATTAAAAGGCTCATTACCCTGAGTGTTAGAATTCCCGCTATTTATAAATTGTTGGGTATAAGTGGTTGAAATAACAGTGTTCGTAGTTTTAGATTGATTGGTCATTGATGATTTAAAAAGATATCTGTAAGAATAGCGAGAAAAGTGTTTAGTCGTAAGACATATCAGTTTCTGAGTCAGTATCAGTTTCCGATATTATCATGGTTGGGGTTTCGTTTTGTTTGTGGCTATGTCGTTGAGGCTGTGGGGATTGTTTTTGGTTATCATTTTTCTTCTGTGGCGGCGATCCTGTTCCAGATTTATCCTGTTTCTTGTTTTGTCGCTTTCTTTGACGCTTcgagattatttttgaattttcttctgaGCTTATTGTCGGTTCGGGTTGCTTGCTTACCTGAGTTTCACTGGAAGTTTGGGCTTGAGCGGCTTGGGACAGATATTTAGGGGTTACCAGTTGCATTTGCAAGGCTTGTATCTGAGACTGGAGGTCTTTGATTTGTTTTCGGTGTGAAACTTGAAGCTGCTGAGAATGCTGTTTAaattgttttagttttgtttttaagtcTTCGGTTTCTCTTCTAGCATTCGCTTCAGACTCTTTAAGTTTCgtaatttcgttattttgtaGGGTTTGGGCAATATTAGAATACGTGTTCTTTTGCCGCCTTTCTGTGAAGATCCTCCTAGCCTCACCCATGGAGAGAGACTCATCTGTCC
It includes:
- the LOC129746024 gene encoding thioredoxin reductase-like selenoprotein T homolog CG3887, with protein sequence MEWPSFSRTRRYFSLLTVVCVALVLVSLVPASGSAEKEIPITKFSQNVGGYGATMTFLYCYSCGYRKAFDEYYNIIHEKYPEITIRGGNYDPPGFNMYFSKILLVTKLLMIIALMSNFDLFGYLRQPMPSWWRWCTENKLYACMMVFFLGNMLEAQLISSGAFEIALNDVPVWSKLETGRIPAPQELFQIIDSHLQFTDKIETNPDFVK